The following coding sequences lie in one Arachis ipaensis cultivar K30076 chromosome B03, Araip1.1, whole genome shotgun sequence genomic window:
- the LOC110269683 gene encoding uncharacterized protein LOC110269683 translates to MRGNVMEERKRRCSVATEAPPPLLELVLVIVLPPSSFCAPAEELEGRKQGCIATFVLCRGAAVDWSSPLSCCTVFKLLRRRSSLHCHCSTPSSYPLSPVRRCV, encoded by the exons ATGAGAGGAAACGTGATGGAGGAGAGAAAAAGGAGGTGCTCCGTCGCCACTGAAGCTCCACCACCACTGCTAGAGCTTGTTTTAGTCATCGTTCTGCCACCGTCGAGCTTCTGTGCCCCCGCCGAGGAGCTCGAAGGGAGGAAGCAGGGATGTATCGCCACCTTCGTGCTTTGTCGCGGCGCTGCCGTCGACTGGAGCTCGCCGTTGAGCTGTTGCACCGTCTTCAAGCTATTGCGTCGCCGCTCATCTCTTCACTGTCACTGCTCAACACCATCGTCGTATCCTCTGTCACCAG TTCGAAGGTGTGTATGA
- the LOC110269458 gene encoding uncharacterized protein LOC110269458 yields MVQHHKVQATVEDNFITTFIHQLKEEDVFIISDFKVIPNGGLVRVTRHRFCILFKCSTSVVAAASRVIRNPGLSLTSMDEILQKRTDYEYLIDFVGVLCGLKRKTDVECNGKILKVIILEGFADGKKIPCNLVGDCSALIDINSLKRYQRPPVFILQSFKIKVNGDKVSLQNVINISRVSINPDMQKTVNFLNQLVGFNSP; encoded by the exons ATGGTTCAG CACCACAAGGTCCAAGCAACTGTTGAGGATAATTTTATCACAACTTTTATTCATCAGTTAAAAGAAGAAGATGTATTCATTATTTCTGACTTCAAAGTGATACCTAATGGTGGATTGGTCAGGGTTACAAGACATCGGTTCTGCATCCTTTTCAAGTGTAGTACCTCTGTTGTTGCAGCTGCAAGTAGAGTCATACGTAATCCTGGTTTAAGTCTAACTTCTATGGACGAGATTCTTCAAAAGCGCACTGATTATGAGTACTTAATAG ATTTTGTTGGGGTCCTGTGCGGATTGAAAAGGAAAACGGATGTTGAGTGTAATGGAAAGATATTGAAAGTTATCATCCTTGAAGGTTTTGCTGATGG GAAGAAAATCCCCTGCAATCTTGTTGGTGACTGTTCTGCTCTTATAGACATCAATAGTTTGAAAAGGTATCAGAGACCACCCGTTTTTATTCTGCAATCTTTCAAGATCAAAGTCAATGGAG ATAAAGTCAGTCTCCAAAATGTGATCAATATTTCTCGGGTTTCAATCAACCCTGATATGCAGAAAACTGTGAATTTTCTGAATCAGTTAGTTGGATTCAATTCTCCTTAA